CACCTCACTCGAATTTAAGCTAGCTCTGGTTGGCGGTGCGGTTGCGGGCGGCGGCCTAACAGTGATAGCCAATGCGCCCAATCCTGCAGGCATCGCGATCTTGAGAGCACATTTTCCGAATGGGGCGGTATCAGCCCTCTACCTTCTGCTTGCTGCATTACCACCCACATTAGTCGCAATTGCAGCCTATCGCCTCTTATAAACCAAGAGAAGTGCTTCCACAGTAAAATCTGAGCTTCGCCCCCAGTTATAAACCTGAGAACGGCATATGAAAAAGCTCTATATCAAAACCTTTGGCTGTCAAATGAACGAGTATGACTCGGGCAAGATGGCCGACCTACTCCACGCTGACGAAGGCATGGTTATGACCGACAGTCCAGAAGATGCGGACGTCGTGCTTTTAAATACCTGCTCCATTCGAGAAAAAGCAGAAGACAAAGTCTTTTCTGATCTGGGTCGTTTACGTGAGCTCAAGAAAACGAAGCCTAATTTACTGATTGGTGTTGGCGGATGTGTAGCAAGCCAAGAGGGCAAGCAGATTGTCAGTCGCGCACCTTATGTTGACGTAGTTTTTGGTCCACAAACCCTGCATCGTTTAAGTGATCTGCTTGCGGAGCGTCGTAAAACCGGAGTCTCTCAGGTCGATATCTCTTTTCCAGAGATTGAAAAATTTGATCGTCTCCCAGCCTCACGTCAGACGCGCGGTTCAGCTTATGTGTCCATCATGGAGGGTTGCTCAAAATATTGTAGCTACTGTGTGGTGCCCTATACCCGTGGCGAAGAAGTATCTCGGCCTTTTGATGATGTCTTGACGGAGGTTGCGGGACTTGCAAGCAAAGGCGTTAAAGAAATCGTCTTGCTCGGACAAAACGTTAATGCTTATTTAGGAAAAATGGGCGGCACAGACGAGATCGCAGACTTTGCACTACTGATTGAATATATTGCTGAGATTCCCGGAGTCGAGCGCATTCGTTTCACTACAAGTCATCCAAAGGAATTTACACAGCGCTTAATTGACGTCTACGCTAAAGTACCCAAGCTTGTTAGCCATCTCCACCTACCAGTGCAGCATGGCTCTGACGCAATGCTTTCAGCTATGAAGCGGGGCTACACCGCTCTTGAATACAAAAGTATTATTCGCAAGATGCGAGCAGTTCGTCCTGATCTCACATTGTCTAGCGACTTTATAGTGGGCTTTCCAGGCGAGACAGATGCTGACTTTGAAAAATTATTAAAGATGGTGAAAGAGCTTGAGTTTGATAATAGTTTTTGCTTTATCTTCAGCCCTCGACCAGGCACACCAGCCGCCAACTTAAGTGACGACACGCCATACGATGTAAAACTCAAACGTCTTCAAACTTTATTAGGCGTCATTGAAGGTCAAGCCAATCAGATCAGTCAAAATATGTTGGGTAATACCGAAAAAGTATTGATTGAGGGGTTGGCAAAGGATGGAGCGAATTTGCAAGGCCGCGCTGAAAATAATCGCGTAGTCCACTTCACTGCTCCCGATCAAAATATTGAATCTTTGATCGGCAAAATGGTAGACATCGAAATTACTGAGGTCCTTAATTACACCTTGAGGGGTGAGTTGGTAGAAGCCCATGCAAACTAAGGCCAAAATAGGCAACCCAAAGCTATTAGTGGATATTCAAACTGCTAGCCCAGCAATTGAAGCATCTCTAAACAAAGTAGCGTCATCCATGCTGATTAAGAAGTGGGTCAAAGCAAGCGTTCAGAGCGAAGGCTTGCTGACACTGCGCTTTGTGAATAGATCCGAGGGGAAAAAACTGAATCACGCGTTTCGTAAAAAGGATTACGCAACCAATGTATTAACCTTTCCTTACGAACTCTCCAAGAAAAATGTAGTAGCTGACATTATTTTTTGCCTTCCTGTTGTTCAGAAAGAAGCCAAGGAGCAAGGGAAGACATTAAAAGCGCATCTCGCCCATTTAATTGTGCACGGTTGTCTTCATGCTCAAGGGTATGATCATGAGCATGGAAAAGATGCAAAAAAAATGGAAGCGCTTGAAGTCAGGCTTCTCAAGGAGCTAGGATTTACCAACCCTTATTTGGTGAACTAATTTTTATCCCGTCACATTTCTAGGCTATTCTTACTGCATGCCCGACCCCAAATCCTTATTAGATCTCCTGGCTGATTTTTTATCACCCCAGCCTACAAGTCCGAGTGAACGCCGTCAGGAACTGATTGAAACGCTGCGTGAAGCCCAAACTGAAGGACTAATTGATGCTGATGCACTCTCCATGATTGAGGGTGTTTTTCAGGTGGGTCAGTTGTGTGCTCGAGATATTTTGGTTCCACGAGCACAAATTGATTGGATTGATATCAACCAATCCCTAGCTGAAATTGTGAAGAATGTGATTGAAGCTGCGCACTCTCGCTTTCCTGTTTTTGAAGGTAGTCGCGATAACGTTATCGGTATTCTATTGGCCAAAGATTTATTACGACACTCCACAGAAAAAGATTTTCAAGTTCGCGATTGGTTAAGGCCAGCGGTATTTATTCCGGAATCTAAACGTCTCAGTGTTTTATTGCGTGACTTTAAAGATAATCGCAATCACTTGGCTGTTGTTGTGGATGAGTACAGCGGCATCGCAGGCATCATTACTATCGAAGACGTACTCGAGCAAATTGTTGGCGATATCGAAGATGAACATGACATTGACGAAGAAGCCGACAATATCATCTACTTAGATAATGGTGATATTCGCGTTAAAGGCATTACCGAACTTGATCAATTGAACGAAACACTCGGCACCCACTTTGCCGTTGAAGATATTGAAACGGTTGCAGGTCTGGTGATTCAGCATCTAGGTCGCGTTCCGAAGATGGGCGAGCTGATTGAGATCGATGGTATTGAATTCGAAGTACAGCGTGCTGACCCACGGCAAATTCATATTTTGCTCGCACGTCAAAAAACCAAAAAAGTAGACTAAGGGCTCACTTGCTTAATCAGCAAATCTCTAAGGGTAGTTCTGTAATACCGCTCCTAATCCTTTTTATATTAGGTGGCATCCTCGCCGCTGCAGCAGAGATTCCATATGGTGGTTGGATACAAATTCCTCTTCTAGCATTGGTGTGGTGGCAACTAGAACTTAATCATTCTAAAAAAATTTCATTCAATTTTGTATCAGGCCTTCTATTTGGCGTTGGCTATTTTGTCGTAGGTTTATGGTGGCTGTATATCAGCCTGCATGACGTAGGCGGTATGCATCCTTTACTTTCATGTGCTGCGGTATTTCTTCTTTCAGCATACATGGCTCTGTATTTTTCTATAGCCTCACTAGCAATACCTCTGTTTCAAAGGTCTAAGTTGAGTGGGCTTTTGCTAGCCGCAAGCTGGGTAATCACAGAATTTCTACGGGGCTATATCTTTACCGGCTTTCCCTGGATGGGGTTAGCAGAGTCACAAATTAATGGCCCCTTTGCACCCATTGCACCCATCTTTGGTGGCTTAGCCTGTACCTTTTTAGCAATTTGGACTTCATGGGAACTTTTACAACTCAGAAAACGCGTTACCTTCAGCGCTAGCATCCTTCTTATTGCCATAGGATTAGCTCAAATTGCTGGACTAGCGAACTTCACCAAACCTTTTGGTGAGCCCATCAGCGTTCGTTTAATTCAAGGTAATTTCGAACAGACTCTGAAATTTAATCCACAGGCAATTGGTCAGCAGATTGATTTTTATGCATCAGAAATTAAAAAAGAGTCGGCTGATCTCATCATCATCCCCGAGACCGCCTTTCCATGGCCGCAAAACAATTTGCCCTCTGGCTTACTCAACTATTTACAAGACTTTTCAAATGTAAGTTCAAGCAATATCTTGCTTGGTCTCATTGGGGAGACATCTACCGACAGAGGGATGCAATACACCAATCGAGCAACAGGCCTATCTCCTAATGCACCCACCTACCAATATGACAAAGCACACCTAGTACCATTCGGTGAATTCATTCCACCCGGCTTTTATTGGTTTATCAAGGCATTTAATGTGCCCTTAAGTGACTTTGCAAAAGGCAATCTTGAACAAGCTCCGTTTAATATTCTGCGCAAAAACCAAGAGACGATTCATGCAGCCATCACGATCTGCTATGAGGATGTATTTGGGGGTGAGCTGGCCTCTCGTATTCACAACAGTAAAGAGCCAGTGAATGTATTGATCAATATGACTAACCTTGCATGGTTTGGCCAATCTCAGGCACCTACTCAACAATTGCGACTGTCGCAACTTCGCTCTCTTGAAACGGGATTACCTGCTTTACGCGCCACCAATACTGGAATTACTTCCGTCTTAGGCCCCAATGGGAAGGTACTGCAATCACTGCCAGAATTTACCCAAGCAAGCTTAAGTACCCAAGTCCAAGCCTATGATGGAAAAACGCCTTTTGTAACTTGGGGAAATTTCCCGATTTTGAGCATTTCTTGCCTGCTGCTGATCTGGGGCTTAATTCGCTATAGACGTTTTTAGTCATTTTTGTCTCTGTAACGTCCTAGCCATGTAAAATCAATGGCTTAGCCAGGTTAATCATGCTTACTTTTCAGCAAATCATTCTCAAACTTCAAGATTATTGGGACCAACAAGGTTGCGCCCTATTGCAACCCATCGACCTCGAGGTAGGCGCTGGTACATCCCATACCGCGACTTTCCTGCGAGCAATTGGACCAGAGCCTTGGAAGGCAGCCTACGTTCAACCATCACGCAGACCAAAAGACGGTCGTTACGGTGAAAACCCGAATCGCTTACAGCACTACTATCAATATCAAGTTGTGCTCAAGCCTGCACCTGAAAATATTCTTGAGCTCTATTTAGGATCGCTTGCAGCCCTTGGTCTTGACCTCAAAGAAAATGACATTCGCTTTGTAGAGGATGATTGGGAAAATCCAACTTTAGGTGCCTGGGGCTTAGGTTGGGAAGTTTGGCTCAATGGCATGGAAGTGACCCAGTTCACTTATTTCCAGCAAGTAGGCGGCTTAGATTGCAAGCCCGTCTTAGGCGAAATCACTTACGGCATTGAACGCCTGGCAATGTATATCCAAAATTGCTCTAATGTTTATGACCTCGTTTGGGCAGATGGTATTTCTTATGGTGACGTTTATCACCAAAATGAAGTTGAACAATCTTGCTATAACTTTGAACACTCCAATACAGATTTGCTCTTTGCAAATTTTAGTAATTACGAGAGTGAAGCGAAGCGTTTAATGGAAGTTCCATTGGCATTGCCTGCATATGAGATGGTTCTCAAGGCAGCACACACCTTCAATCTCTTAGATGCGCGCGGCGCTATCTCAGTTACAGAGCGCGCGGCTTATATCGGTCGTATTCGCAATCTATCCCGTGCGGTTGCGCAAGCCTATTTTGAATCCAGAGAGAAGCTTGGCTTCCCTATGTGTCAACGTTAATCTAAAGTATGAGCACATCAAATTCAAACACTCAATCAGCAAACTTGTTGATTGAAGTATTTACTGAAGAATTACCCCCTAAATCTCTACGTCGTTTAGGGGATGCTTTCAGTGAAGGCATTTTTACCCACCTGAAGTCTGCCAACCTCACAACAGATTCATCCAGTGTTACTAGCTTCGCTACTCCACGTCGACTAGCAGTACAAATAAACAATGTACTCAGTCAAGCACAAGATTGCCCGGTGAGAGAAAAGCTTCTCCCAACTAGTATTGCATATGATGACAATGGCAAAGCAACACCACCACTTCTTAAAAAATTAGCAGCACTTGGGCATGCAGATATTGATCTATCGACCCTAGAAAAATCTGGTGAAGGTAAAAATGAGGCTCTCTACCTGAATGTGGTTGCTAAGGGCGCAGCGCTTGAGCAGACTGCACAAACTGCACTTGAGCAAACACTAAATAAATTACCAATTGCGAAAATGATGCACTACCAAGTGCAACAAAAAGATGGTCAATTGGCGGATGTGCAATTTGCCCGTCCAGCACATCGTATTATTGCTCTGCACGGCTCTACAGCGCTCAATATCAGCGCGCTTGGTATTGATGCAAGCAAGCAAACTGAGGGGCACCGCTTCTTGGCACCTGGCGTCCTCACCATCAACTCCGCAGACCAATATGAGAGCGATTTGCAAAATAAAGCTAAGGTTATCCCGAGCTTTAATAAACGTCGCGCACAAATCGAAGCTGCACTCTTAAAAGCAGCAGGCGATGATTTAGTCTTGATGCCAGACAGTCTTCTGGATGAAGTAACTGCGCTTGTTGAATGGCCATCGATTTATGAGTGTCAGTTTGATCAAGAGTTTCTAGAGGTCCCACAAGAATGCTTGATCCTCACAATGCAGACCAACCAGAAGTACTTTGCTCTTACCGACAAACAAGGTAAGTTACGCAATCGCTTTTTGATTGTTTCCAATATTGAGACAGCGACTCCCAATGCGATTATTTCTGGTAATGAACGTGTTGTTCGTCCACGGCTTTCTGATGCGCGCTTTTTCTTCCAGCAAGATCAAAAGCGCCCTTTAGCCTCTCGCGTTGCAGACCTTGGTAAGGTGGTTTATCACAATCAACTTGGCAACCAATTAGATCGTACGAAGCGCGTCCAAGCAATTGCTACAGGTATCGCACAAAAACTCAAAGCGGATGAAAAGTTAGCTAATCGTGCAGCAGAAATTGCAAAGACCGACTTGCTCACCGATATGGTTGGTGAGTTTCCAGAGCTTCAAGGCATCATGGGCTCTTACTATGCAAGCCATGACGGCGAAAATACAGAGGTTGCGGCTGCTTGTAGTGAGCACTATATGCCCCGCTTTGCTGGTGATGCACTACCAAAAACTCAAACCGGCACCATTCTTGCCATTGCTGATAAGTTAGAAACGCTCGTTGGCATCTGGGGTGTAGGTTTAGCACCAACTGGTGATAAAGATCCCTACGCATTGCGCCGTCATGCGCTTGGTATCTGCAGACTTCTATTAGAAAAAAATCTTTCTTTAAGCCTTCCCGATCTTATTGAACTTGCACGTGTGCAGTTCTCTCAAAAAGATGTACAAGAAAAAGCTAAAGTTGCTGATATTTACGAATTCATCATTGATCGCATGCGTGCTTACTTACGGGATCAGTCGGTTTCAGGAAAACCATTTACCAGCGCAGAAATTGATGCTGTATTGGGCCAATCACCATCACAAATTCATGATTTGATTGAACGCTTAACTGCCTTGCGTGAATTTAATGCACTTCCACAAGCTGCTCAGTTAGCTGCAGCCAATAAGCGCATTAGTAATATTCTCAAGAAAACAAGCACCACCATTCCAGCGACTTGTTCTAGCAAGCTTTTACAAATTCCAGCAGAAATAGCCGTCAATAAAGCGTTAGAACAAATTACATCCACCTTAAATGCTGCCTACGAAAAACGCCAATTCGTGGAACTCTTGAAAGCACTAGTAGCTTTGAGCGACCCAATTGACCAATTCTTTGCAGATGTCATGGTTATGGATCCCAATCCCGAGCTACGTGATAACCGTTTAGCACTTCTGCAACAACTTCACCAGAAAATGAATCTCGTTGCCGATCTCGGCAAATTAGCATGAGCACCAGCTCTTCTAAACTTATTATTCTCGATCGCGATGGTGTGATCAATGAAGATCGCGATGATTATGTGAAGTCTGTTGATGAATGGATACCTCTTCCGGGAAGCCTAGAGGCAATCGCACTTCTAAATCAAGCTGGCTATCAAATTGCGATCGCAACCAATCAGTCCGGCCTGGCAAGGGGTTACTTCACCATTAATGACTTGCATGCAATGCATCACAAAATGGAGAAATTATTGCAACCCTTTGGTGGCAATATTGACAGTATCTTTTTTTGCCCCCATACCGATGCCCACGCGTGTGATTGCCGTAAACCGGCGCCAGGCCTGATGAAAGAAATTGCACTGCTATATAGAAGAACTGATAGTACCCAGCCTTTATTGGGCGTTCCTATTGTGGGCGATTCCCTTAGGGATTTACAAGCTGGGGTAGTACTTGGTGCCTCGCCCCACTTAGTGCTCACTGGCAAAGGCGAAAAAACCTTAGCCAAGGGTGGCTTACCAGAGGGCACGCAAATTCATACTGATCTCATGGCTTTTGCAACTACACTGCTAGAAAACCAAGTCTAGGATTTTTCATGGTCTTCATCCGCTCCACACTATTTACCCTATTTTTACTGGTCTTCACGCCAGTTTGGTCTGTACTTTGCATGTTAGCTTTTCCATTTTTAAGTCCAGAAAATCGCTATAGCTTTATTGGCCTCTGGAACAAAGTTGTGATTTGGTTGCTATGGCATCTCTGTGGCATTCATTACGAAATTCGCGGCATAGAACATATGCGAGCAGCTCTAAACCAGCCTGTAGTTATTTTAAGCAAGCATCAATCTGCCTATGAAACGATAGCCTACATTGCTCTGCTACCAAAACAACTCTGCTTTGTCTTCAAACGTGAATTGCTCTGGATTCCATTCTTTGGCTGGGCTTTAGCTTTACTGAAGATGATTCACATTAATCGCGCCAATAAACAAACAGCAGCTTTATCTGTAGCTAGCCAAGGCCGTAAGCGTCTTAGCGAAGGTAAATGGATCATGCTCTTTCCCGAGGGTACTAGAACGCCGAGAGGCTCGACAAAACCTTACCGTAAAGGTGGTGCACGTCTGGCAAGTGCAACTGGTGCCTTAGTTATTCCAATTGCGCATAACGCAGGTTCTTGTTGGCCAAAAAATAGTTTTCTTAAAAATCCTGGGACAGTCATTTTTTCAATCGGCCCTGCAATTACTTCCGAAGGAAAATCTGGAGAAGAATTACAACAAGAAGTAGAAGGCTGGATTGAGAATGAAATGCGCGTGATTGACCCAAGCGCTTACAAATAATTATTTAAACGGCTAATAGCTTAGCCCACTCGATGTAGCGGTCAACTGAAATATCCTGAGCTCTAGCCTTAAGTTCCTCATCAGATAAACCTAAGCGTGCTGCAAAAGCCTGTAAATTGGTGCGCAACATTTTTCTTCTTTGGGAGAATGCAGCGGCAACGACTTGTTCTAATGAATTCCATTGAGATTGAGTCAAACTAAAATCTTTTCTCGGAATCATTCGTACTACCGCAGAATTTACCTTGGGGGCTGGATCAAAAGCTTCTGGTGGAACCTCAAGAACCAATTCCATCTCATAACGTGCTTGAAGCATCACTGAAAGCCTACTGAAATCTGAGCTTCCAGCTTGAGCAACCATTCTCTCAACAACTTCTGCCTGCAGCATAAAAACTTGCTCATCAATATGCTCTGCCGCTTCAACCAAATGAAATAGCAATGGCGAAGAAATGTTATATGGCAAATTACCAACTACCTTACATAGCCCCATTTTTTTCGAACGATTTTGCGCCCATGCATCAAAATTAAATTTGAGAGCGTCTCCTTCAATAACAGTCAGACCCTTTAGATTTTCTTGATTCCAATATGCCACTAAATCTCGATCAATCTCTAATAAATCAAGTTGATCAAGATTGCTCAGAAGAGGTCTAGTTAAGGCGCCCAAACCTGGACCAATTTCGATGACATGCATATCCTGGCTAGGATTGATTAAGGCTACTATCGAATAAATAATGCCTTGGTCTTGTAGAAAATTTTGTCCAAAGCGTTTGCGAGCGCGATGCATGGACTAAGCCTTCTTTTTTTGATTGAGGGCTAATTGATAAGCCAAACGTAGCGCTTCTAGCATGGAGCCAGAATCTGCGATTCCTTTTCCAGCGATATCTAGGGCGGTACCATGATCTACGGAAGTGCGAATAATCGGCAAACCTAAGGTAACGTTAACGCCATCGCCAAAGGTCACAAACTTAAATGGTGCCAAGCCCTGATCGTGATACATCGCTATATAAGCATCAACGGCTTCTAGAGAGGCTGGATCAAACATAGTATCGCCAGGATAAGGACCTGAGACATTAATCCCAAGTTTTTTTGCTGACTCGATTACAGGACCGATGATTTCAATTTCCTCTCGACCCAAGTAGCCTGATTCACCAGCATGAGGGTTTAGTCCCGCCACTCGAATTACAGGATTTGGTATGGCAAACTTGGTGCGCAAATCATGCTGCACTATTTGAATAGTTTCGAGTATACGTTCACGCGTCAATGCAGCAGAGACTTCCTGCAATGGTAGATGGGTAGTGACAAGGGCCACTCTTAAATCTCTAGATGCTTTTAGATTTAAAAAGCCTCTGGGGAGGGTTGCGCAAAGCATCATGACTACATGATTTTTCTTGCAACGCCCTGCTAAATATTCTGTATGGCCAGTGAATGCCGTGCCAGCTAAATTCATAACACTCTTCTGAATCGGTGCGGTAATCATCGCATCGAAACGCCCATCCATACATCCATCAATCGCTTGATTCAAGGTATTGATAACATATTGAGCATTCTGATGATTCAAAACTCCCGCTTGCACAGGCGCTACTAAAGGAATAGCTTGGGTTTGCAAGCGCTCAGAAGCATTTAGATGATTTTTATCTACCGCTTCTAACAAATCCCGATCACCCAATAAGGTAATTATTGCATTGGGTTGCTCGGCAAGAAACTGCTTTGCAGCCACTATCGAAACTTCAGGACCAATACCGGCAGGCTCCCCGGTGGTTACTGCTAAATTAACGAGGGGCACTTGCAGCTGCATCATCTACATTCAAGATTTTTACCGTTGCTGTATCTCTTAATTCACGTAACCAATCTTGATAGGCTTGCTCGAATTTTCTTTCGCGAATAGCAGCACGGGCAAATTGACGCTGCTTTTCAACAGTAAGCTGAGCTTCGCGTCGCTCCAGCACCTGAATCAAATGCCAACCAAATTCAGTCTTTACGGGATTACTGACTTCACCAATCTGGAGGCGATTCATGGCCTGCTCAAATTCAGGAACTAGGTCGCCAGGCCCCATCCAGCCAAGATTTCCCCCGTTTGAAGCCGAACCATCTTCCGAGAACTTCTTAGCAAGCTCACCGAAATCTGCAGTCTTTGCGCGTACCTGATCACGATAGCCGGCAAGACGACGCTCTGCATCCTGATCATTTAAGCCGGCACGATTACGCAATAAGATATGACGGGCCATCGTTTGGGTAATAAGAATATTTTGTGGCGCAGCTGATGAAGTTTCTTGTGGAGTGGCCTGTGGTTGTGGATTTGTACCTGTCACTACTGCACGACGGTCCAATACCTTAAGCACGTGATAACCCGCGGGGCTTTTGACAACAATATTTGCAACCTGACCACCCCCGGTATTTCGAATAGCTTCATAGAATAATTGGGGGAGCCTATCTGGAGTGCGATAACCTAAATCTTGAAATTTAATCTTAGGATTTTCTTTTGCCGCCATAGCGCCAAGCTGCAGAAAATCAACATCGCCTTTAGCGTCACGCAGTAATTGATCCGCCTTCTTTTTGGCTTCTGCCTGAGAGCCTACACCAGCAGAGGAATCAATTGGTATAAAAATCTGTGCTACATCTATCTCTTCTGGCTCACCCTTTGCCGCCGGAGCTGAACGCTGAACACCGCCACCATTCATGGCACGAGTTCTTTCAGAGATAAAATTATCAATTTCAGCATCTGAAATCTTGATCTTTCCCTCAACTTCTCGCTCACGATATCGCGAGAGAATCACATCATCACGTAATAGCTGCCTATATTTCTCAAAGGTACTTCCAGACGCAATGACTTTAGCCTTGAACTCGGCAACACTAATTTTATTTTTGTCAGCAATATCAGCGATGATTTTATCGAGCTCTTTATTGGTTACGACAATACCCTCTTGCTCAGCATTCTGAAGTTGAATTTTTTCAATAATCAAGCGCTCAAGAATCATCTTTCGCAAAGAGCCATCATCTGGAAGCGTTGCCCCCTGTTTTTTTAGCGCAGCAATTCGATCGTCAATTTCTTTGCGCGTTACATAACCAGTATTGACTACGGCAGCAACGCCATCAATATTACGAATCTTGCTATCGGTTACTACATTCGCTTTTGACACATCTTGCGCTCCTGCATAACCAAATATAGCGGATACACCCAACAAGAATATGGTGCAAAAAAATGATTTCAAGCTAATTCTGTAAAGCGTCATTGATAGTTCTCATATATAGATGGTGGAATAGGCTTTGAAGTTGGCATATACCCAGGAACATTTAACTTCATGATATCAACTGGGTTGCTACCAGCGCTAGCAAAGCCCCTAAATTCGATCTGAAAGAGCACTTGGGTAGTCGTAATAAGGGAAGTATTGACCGCCTGCGAGTAAGCACCACGAAAAGTCCAGCAATCTCTGGTCCACTCCAAACCAATCAAGGTATTCAAGGTTTTAATCGTTAATGCATCATATCCCCAGCGCCCTAGTACAGAAACCTCTCTGGTAAGCGGCCATTGGCCAGAAATATTGTATTGATCTGTTGTTGTGGCTGCCGGCACATAGGTTGCTTGGCCATTCTGTGCAGATGGTTGAAGTGGTGGAGACCAAACATTGCGGTATCCAAAATTCAGACTTCTTCCTGGGGTTGGCCGCCAGCTTGCGCCCACAGTAGTTTGCACAAAACGATTTAATTGCGTGTTGTACTGACCGAACATATCGGCACTGAAATTACCAAGCAATCGTACTGAAGCAGAGCCCAAGGTATCAGAGTACGTAGTTGGATTGGCAATGTTTCCATTTAAACCCACTTTCTGTCCTGTAAATTGCTGTTTTTGAGCAAGCGTTACGTTAGCGCGCTCAGCTCCTGTGTTCGCCTCAATCATGCGACTTGTCAAACCTAGTGTTGCTGCATTGGTATCAGCAACACGATCATTACCAATAAACGTATTAGCTGTAAAAATTTGTGAAACGCCAAAACCTGCATCAGCTGTATCAAATACTGGTGTGTTAGCCTGACTTTGATACGGAGTGAATGCATAAAACGCTCTTGGCTCCATTGTGAGTAACATATCGCGCCCAAAAAAACCTTTCAGCTCAGAAGCCTCTCTCTCAAACGCCAATCCAGAATCTAAACTGAATGTTGGAATCGTAAATCCCTGAGCATTCGGAACGCTACCGGATACATAAGGAGTAGCGTTATAGGTGTTCGACTGAAAGCTAATTGTTGGCGTAATGTAATAACCAGGTGTGACCTGTGGAAGCGCTAATGCGCCCTTGACTACTGTTCTATCTGCCTGAGTGTAAGCACCAGGAGGTGGAGCATTGAAGTTGCTTCCCAAGGCATAGGCAAAGCGTGTGTAATCCGTTGAGAAAGTTGTCTTTGGGCCAGTAGGTAATGCTAGGTACTTACCACTTGTATCGGATACTACTGGGCTTAATTGATTGTTATATGCAGCAGTAATATTTGGCAGTACGTTATATGGCGCTTGCACTAAATTATTAGGGTCTGGCTGCAAAGTTTGAAAGCTAGCTGCTTTAGCGCCAACCGTCCAATTACTTAACTCACCAGTTAATTGCTTGCTTGTACCAACTTCTTGACGGAACTGACTAGTAACCTGTCCTGCAATGCTTTGTGAAAAATCCGTTGGGTATAAGCTATCCGAGACCCGCGCCATATTGACAT
Above is a genomic segment from Polynucleobacter wuianus containing:
- a CDS encoding peptidylprolyl isomerase yields the protein MTLYRISLKSFFCTIFLLGVSAIFGYAGAQDVSKANVVTDSKIRNIDGVAAVVNTGYVTRKEIDDRIAALKKQGATLPDDGSLRKMILERLIIEKIQLQNAEQEGIVVTNKELDKIIADIADKNKISVAEFKAKVIASGSTFEKYRQLLRDDVILSRYREREVEGKIKISDAEIDNFISERTRAMNGGGVQRSAPAAKGEPEEIDVAQIFIPIDSSAGVGSQAEAKKKADQLLRDAKGDVDFLQLGAMAAKENPKIKFQDLGYRTPDRLPQLFYEAIRNTGGGQVANIVVKSPAGYHVLKVLDRRAVVTGTNPQPQATPQETSSAAPQNILITQTMARHILLRNRAGLNDQDAERRLAGYRDQVRAKTADFGELAKKFSEDGSASNGGNLGWMGPGDLVPEFEQAMNRLQIGEVSNPVKTEFGWHLIQVLERREAQLTVEKQRQFARAAIRERKFEQAYQDWLRELRDTATVKILNVDDAAASAPR
- a CDS encoding LPS-assembly protein LptD; this encodes MSHYRLRAGFRAPLFLAITLRVLMGVALLQVPFSVRAQAPAALPPVSQATQNFTLLPDRGNVTVLKLDDQLRVGKPIADGEALTFTSSDAIDGVVERDMHLKGRAQIRRNGAVLKADEITYNPDTDIADLLGNAELSKGNTTFKGPKGQFKVDAREGSMETPTYELRDTRGNGTAKKLTIENSDIFVFDKATYTTCTPENMDWYFTVSSLEIDNEQKEMVGTNGVMRFFNVPIAYVPYFTAPTSGERRTGLLAPVVGYNSNNGLDITQPYYVNIAPNRDLLLLPREMNHRGFMLGASYRFLDKEYSGVATGEYLPYDKQTGTNRWKYDWQQRQIFAGGVGPGGAPLPGSWNGYVNMARVSDSLYPTDFSQSIAGQVTSQFRQEVGTSKQLTGELSNWTVGAKAASFQTLQPDPNNLVQAPYNVLPNITAAYNNQLSPVVSDTSGKYLALPTGPKTTFSTDYTRFAYALGSNFNAPPPGAYTQADRTVVKGALALPQVTPGYYITPTISFQSNTYNATPYVSGSVPNAQGFTIPTFSLDSGLAFEREASELKGFFGRDMLLTMEPRAFYAFTPYQSQANTPVFDTADAGFGVSQIFTANTFIGNDRVADTNAATLGLTSRMIEANTGAERANVTLAQKQQFTGQKVGLNGNIANPTTYSDTLGSASVRLLGNFSADMFGQYNTQLNRFVQTTVGASWRPTPGRSLNFGYRNVWSPPLQPSAQNGQATYVPAATTTDQYNISGQWPLTREVSVLGRWGYDALTIKTLNTLIGLEWTRDCWTFRGAYSQAVNTSLITTTQVLFQIEFRGFASAGSNPVDIMKLNVPGYMPTSKPIPPSIYENYQ